Proteins co-encoded in one Chitinophagales bacterium genomic window:
- a CDS encoding tandem-95 repeat protein yields the protein MQTFTKLLFTAIGFITIHTCALAYTGNVSNPSNSILELEALSDTVETLINEPISFNVLTNDSGEGIYVNFSLQPSNGSLVWKLNGDFTYTPNNNYTGPDILVYQIRDAEGNTASANVFITVEGMEVLPLQVNIEYECMHDSTYDLWIYIVGGTPPYETLVQYGDDLVHPAYQNRLYFSDLYLSEIPSSMGFMVFVRDAENNTVLENHLLEILCHEDVVNACVAETHLELTPIISCNEGEKTIEVVASGGSGEYSYSGHFLEYSGDAVTVEDSEGCQNILFYDEVPAYTCPIAVDDVVNGAYNAPFHLKPLLNDTGDSLYISDISGLKHGTIQWKDDYFLAYYPNEGFAGIDTLEYEITDIAGNTSRAKILAVVPENDAVAIFWERDCSRAEEEGVYEINFTVAGGKPPYVIDGDFLANDYRGDEILSFVKADGDDFTITAIDKDNTAAIVQPSLSACTFLGYPSSDYTVYISCVAGESFGILTALPSNDEPTELIVSETQNGDTLLHGTNYLVEFEYGNTFEGTVFCPPIAEDDLYFNHPNFLQFPLTFNPLLNDNGHGLKLVGIETPNYGTLEWWKADGTVNYHPNADFQGVETFDYTLEDIGGNRTSATIKIVMAHPTELHITYKRDCYEVNNNGAENYTINAFVSGGKPPYQVQVNEEAFFEVTENGGDFSFEVANGEGFQIYAEDNGAVTHTATVEELEMEACSSLCEDLAIEVDLECFFGSGKGRLNYEVIGANGGFVLEGNEDGDILEIGEHYFIEIVDEQGCHTSETGQCSTEDLIVMINRDCSNAEETGIYKLEVAIIGGIPPFTISGSINETLDDYGIVSTEIEDGELYEITVVDAAGSEFYESGGEILCIVGCYNLYIENIGDIAECLCNGDMVLTFENIINPETALSIFGVWGDDNFAKEPELGDTIPANSFIDISAVIETENKCYDLFFEGEYGILGYTSDFCSPETYTLEAIDDFAVTSPGEPVTVNVLQNDTGTGLQISQILVAPSCGEILDANVTTGAIVYVVDANTTCTEDTFVYEAEDECENLVEATVTVFIEQGSDLIVQVERNCFNVAETGTYELTVTISSGIPPYTISGSINATLEEEGEISTTITDGNPYEITVTDNTGAELFEAGGETSCGHCLSNPLALESIEQIADCTCEGNMVVHFENTPISDEVISIEGTFGIGDTIPNDAYFDMYIAFTENHCYGIYLNGSPYIFGNVSDFCTPETYTIEAIDDFAVTSPGEPVTVNVLQNDTGTNLQINQILVSPSCGEIVDANVTTGDIVYVADANTTCTEDTFVYQAVDECGNLAQATVYINILQPIEDLDVQSEKDCSNAVELGYYVFNISVSGGLPPYNISGCINETLEEEGIIQLNVNVCIPCEITVIDSLGNQEKVSSLGTCPPICSEFPIDTNDAVQESFLECICDGSLIISFTPLAEVEEIQSIEGFWYENNQAIPIELGDTIPANTYFEIFEVQTDFTNYIVYTQENNFLGGFTSDFCAPQTPPSIPTLNESQSQTILCGEGDIILSLEGGGEGTTYNWYLDSDGTVPANPSTGQVWTNDELVGTGTVYVIAEDANGCQSEALGIETTRYEELRVENIETILSESCLEYQIVFDISGGNGEYTSNGIPVPAEFSSDWLATSSEDYSFEIDDNNQIFSCPSILIEGDAPDGDCFLSATGDFVTAMAGETVEIDVLQNDDGYELTVSAILQEPTCGTIINIDTETGIITYQADSDTECNTDYFMYEITDFWGNVTQASVTIFIPKENGELVVEITEDCSAVEETGFLVLYATISSGVPPFAISGSINKVLENYGQTFILLSAATSYEIQVIDSDGQEFTASNDTPCFNEELCANLQITPSYDCLITQTQDSIALLTYQTTGGDGNYSFNGNPQNDTLQNGDIYQIEVTDGNGCTAMVSDTIACNFTSIENPNPHSSIPNISLFPNPNNGNFTLSLELKQAEEVDIEILDVIGKVKLWQQLQTLPTVERQEFSINPNLNSGLYFIRLSGKDWTWTEKVVVD from the coding sequence ATGCAAACCTTTACCAAACTATTATTTACTGCAATTGGATTCATTACCATCCATACTTGCGCTTTAGCCTATACAGGCAATGTTTCGAATCCTTCTAATTCCATTCTTGAACTTGAAGCCCTATCCGATACCGTAGAAACTTTGATAAATGAACCTATCAGCTTCAATGTATTGACAAACGATTCAGGAGAAGGCATTTATGTCAATTTTTCGCTTCAACCCTCTAATGGTTCACTCGTTTGGAAGTTGAATGGTGATTTTACTTATACGCCCAATAACAACTATACGGGCCCCGATATATTGGTCTATCAAATCCGAGATGCGGAGGGCAATACAGCAAGTGCCAATGTGTTTATCACCGTTGAAGGAATGGAAGTCTTGCCGCTTCAAGTCAATATCGAATATGAATGTATGCACGATAGCACCTATGATTTGTGGATATACATTGTAGGAGGAACTCCGCCTTATGAAACTTTGGTTCAGTATGGCGATGACTTGGTGCATCCTGCTTACCAAAATCGCCTCTATTTCAGCGACTTATATTTATCTGAGATACCTAGCTCTATGGGTTTCATGGTTTTTGTGAGGGATGCGGAGAACAATACCGTTTTAGAAAACCACTTACTTGAAATCTTATGTCACGAAGATGTGGTCAATGCCTGTGTAGCAGAAACGCACTTAGAATTGACTCCTATCATAAGCTGCAATGAGGGCGAAAAAACCATTGAAGTAGTGGCATCGGGAGGAAGCGGTGAATATTCCTATTCGGGACATTTTTTGGAATACAGTGGTGATGCTGTTACTGTGGAGGACAGCGAGGGCTGCCAAAATATTTTGTTTTACGACGAAGTCCCTGCCTACACTTGCCCAATAGCGGTAGATGATGTGGTCAACGGTGCTTACAATGCGCCTTTTCACCTCAAACCTTTGCTGAACGATACAGGTGATAGCTTGTATATTTCGGATATCAGCGGCTTGAAACACGGTACGATTCAATGGAAAGACGATTACTTTTTGGCTTATTACCCCAACGAAGGTTTTGCAGGGATAGATACTTTGGAGTACGAAATCACCGACATTGCAGGCAATACTTCAAGGGCGAAAATTTTGGCGGTTGTGCCTGAAAATGATGCAGTAGCGATTTTTTGGGAAAGGGATTGTTCGAGAGCCGAAGAAGAGGGAGTTTATGAAATTAATTTCACCGTTGCAGGTGGAAAACCTCCTTATGTCATTGATGGTGACTTTCTTGCGAATGATTATCGAGGAGATGAAATCTTGAGTTTTGTCAAAGCAGATGGAGATGATTTTACGATTACTGCAATAGACAAAGACAATACAGCAGCAATAGTACAGCCATCTTTATCAGCTTGTACTTTTTTGGGCTATCCTTCAAGCGATTACACAGTTTACATTTCGTGTGTAGCAGGAGAAAGTTTTGGAATTTTAACCGCACTTCCCTCCAATGATGAGCCAACCGAACTTATTGTAAGTGAAACACAAAATGGAGATACTCTTCTGCATGGAACAAATTATTTGGTTGAATTTGAATATGGAAATACCTTTGAAGGAACCGTTTTTTGTCCTCCAATAGCAGAAGACGACCTCTACTTCAATCACCCCAATTTCCTTCAATTTCCGCTTACCTTCAATCCGCTACTCAACGACAATGGGCATGGTTTGAAGTTGGTGGGCATCGAAACCCCCAACTATGGCACTCTCGAATGGTGGAAAGCAGATGGTACGGTGAACTACCACCCAAATGCCGATTTTCAAGGGGTCGAAACTTTTGACTATACGCTCGAAGACATTGGCGGCAACCGCACTTCGGCTACCATCAAAATCGTGATGGCTCATCCCACCGAACTCCACATTACCTACAAGCGTGATTGCTATGAGGTGAACAACAATGGGGCTGAAAATTATACGATTAACGCTTTTGTATCGGGAGGCAAACCTCCGTATCAGGTACAAGTCAATGAAGAAGCGTTTTTTGAAGTGACCGAAAACGGTGGAGATTTTAGCTTTGAAGTAGCGAATGGAGAAGGCTTTCAGATATATGCGGAGGACAATGGGGCGGTGACTCATACGGCAACGGTGGAGGAATTGGAGATGGAGGCTTGTAGTAGTTTGTGTGAGGATTTGGCTATAGAAGTGGATTTGGAGTGCTTTTTTGGGTCAGGAAAAGGACGTTTGAATTATGAAGTGATAGGAGCAAATGGAGGATTTGTGTTGGAAGGAAATGAAGATGGAGATATTTTGGAAATAGGAGAACACTATTTTATAGAAATAGTTGATGAACAAGGGTGTCACACATCAGAAACAGGGCAATGCTCAACTGAGGATTTAATTGTAATGATTAATCGAGATTGCTCGAATGCAGAAGAGACTGGTATTTATAAGCTTGAGGTTGCTATTATTGGAGGAATTCCCCCTTTTACTATTTCAGGTAGTATCAATGAAACCTTAGATGACTATGGAATTGTAAGTACTGAGATTGAAGACGGAGAGTTATATGAAATAACAGTAGTTGATGCAGCAGGAAGTGAATTTTACGAATCGGGAGGTGAAATTCTCTGCATAGTAGGGTGCTATAACCTATATATTGAAAACATAGGAGATATTGCAGAGTGCTTATGTAACGGTGATATGGTTCTTACCTTTGAAAATATAATCAATCCAGAAACAGCTCTTTCTATTTTTGGAGTTTGGGGTGATGATAACTTTGCAAAAGAACCTGAATTAGGAGATACAATTCCTGCTAACTCTTTCATAGATATAAGTGCTGTAATAGAAACGGAAAATAAATGCTATGATTTATTTTTCGAAGGAGAATATGGTATTTTAGGATATACATCCGACTTCTGCTCCCCCGAAACCTACACCCTTGAAGCCATAGACGATTTTGCAGTAACAAGCCCAGGCGAACCTGTCACCGTCAATGTCCTTCAAAACGATACAGGTACAGGTCTTCAAATCAGTCAAATTCTTGTTGCTCCAAGTTGTGGTGAAATTTTGGATGCGAATGTAACGACTGGTGCTATTGTCTATGTTGTTGATGCCAATACGACTTGTACAGAAGATACTTTTGTGTACGAAGCGGAGGATGAATGTGAGAATTTGGTGGAGGCTACGGTGACGGTTTTTATTGAGCAAGGAAGTGATTTGATTGTTCAGGTGGAGAGAAATTGCTTTAATGTTGCTGAAACAGGAACTTATGAACTTACTGTTACCATTTCTTCGGGTATTCCTCCCTATACTATCTCTGGAAGCATAAATGCGACATTAGAGGAAGAGGGTGAAATATCTACTACTATAACAGACGGAAATCCTTATGAAATCACTGTTACAGATAATACTGGAGCAGAATTATTTGAAGCAGGAGGGGAAACTTCATGTGGTCATTGCCTTTCAAACCCTTTAGCATTGGAAAGTATAGAACAAATAGCCGACTGTACTTGTGAGGGGAATATGGTTGTGCATTTTGAAAATACTCCAATTTCAGATGAGGTTATCTCAATAGAAGGAACTTTTGGGATAGGAGATACAATTCCCAATGATGCTTATTTCGATATGTACATTGCTTTTACTGAAAATCATTGTTATGGAATTTATTTAAATGGTAGCCCTTACATCTTTGGCAATGTTTCCGACTTCTGCACTCCCGAAACCTACACCATTGAAGCCATAGACGATTTTGCAGTAACAAGCCCAGGCGAACCTGTCACCGTCAATGTCCTTCAAAACGATACAGGTACTAACCTTCAAATCAATCAAATTCTTGTTTCTCCAAGTTGTGGTGAAATTGTGGATGCGAATGTGACGACTGGTGATATCGTGTATGTTGCTGATGCCAATACGACTTGTACGGAAGATACTTTTGTGTATCAAGCAGTGGATGAATGTGGGAACTTGGCGCAGGCTACGGTGTATATTAATATTTTACAACCGATAGAAGATTTAGATGTTCAATCGGAAAAAGACTGTTCCAATGCAGTTGAACTTGGATATTACGTTTTCAACATCAGCGTGTCTGGTGGACTACCTCCTTACAACATTTCAGGCTGTATCAATGAAACGTTAGAAGAAGAGGGGATAATTCAATTAAACGTCAATGTATGTATTCCTTGTGAGATTACAGTGATAGATTCGCTAGGCAATCAAGAGAAGGTATCAAGTTTAGGAACTTGCCCCCCAATATGCTCAGAATTCCCTATTGATACTAATGATGCTGTTCAAGAGAGTTTTTTAGAATGTATATGTGACGGTTCACTGATAATAAGTTTTACACCATTAGCCGAAGTGGAAGAAATTCAAAGCATTGAGGGATTTTGGTATGAAAACAATCAAGCAATTCCAATAGAGTTGGGAGATACAATTCCTGCAAATACCTATTTCGAGATATTTGAAGTACAAACCGATTTTACCAATTACATAGTTTACACGCAAGAAAACAATTTTTTAGGTGGCTTCACCTCCGACTTCTGCGCTCCCCAAACTCCTCCTTCAATTCCCACCCTCAACGAATCCCAATCCCAAACCATCCTTTGTGGAGAAGGTGACATCATCCTAAGCCTTGAAGGAGGCGGAGAAGGAACAACTTATAATTGGTATTTAGACTCAGACGGTACAGTTCCCGCAAACCCTTCAACAGGGCAAGTTTGGACAAACGATGAATTGGTGGGAACAGGAACGGTTTATGTCATTGCAGAAGATGCAAATGGTTGTCAATCTGAGGCTTTGGGGATTGAGACAACGAGGTATGAGGAATTGAGAGTGGAGAATATAGAAACGATTTTATCTGAAAGTTGCTTAGAATACCAAATAGTTTTTGACATTTCGGGCGGTAATGGGGAATATACCTCCAATGGAATTCCAGTACCAGCAGAATTTAGTAGCGATTGGCTGGCGACAAGTTCGGAGGATTACAGTTTTGAAATAGACGACAACAATCAAATCTTTTCTTGCCCTTCCATTCTGATTGAAGGTGACGCACCAGATGGAGATTGTTTTTTGTCCGCAACAGGAGACTTTGTTACTGCAATGGCAGGTGAAACGGTGGAAATAGATGTTTTGCAAAACGACGATGGATATGAATTAACGGTATCCGCCATTCTTCAAGAACCCACTTGCGGAACGATTATCAATATTGACACAGAAACGGGCATCATCACCTATCAAGCAGACAGTGACACAGAATGTAATACCGACTATTTTATGTATGAAATCACCGATTTTTGGGGAAATGTCACACAAGCCAGTGTGACCATCTTCATTCCCAAAGAAAATGGTGAATTGGTTGTAGAAATAACAGAAGATTGTTCTGCTGTTGAAGAAACAGGCTTTTTAGTTCTGTATGCTACTATTTCAAGCGGCGTCCCTCCTTTTGCTATTTCAGGCAGTATCAACAAAGTTTTAGAGAATTACGGGCAAACATTTATTTTATTATCAGCAGCAACTTCTTACGAAATTCAGGTAATAGATAGTGACGGACAAGAATTCACAGCATCCAATGATACGCCTTGCTTCAATGAAGAACTCTGCGCCAATCTCCAAATCACCCCATCCTACGACTGCCTCATCACCCAAACCCAAGACTCAATCGCCCTCCTAACTTACCAAACCACAGGAGGCGACGGAAACTACTCCTTCAATGGCAACCCCCAAAACGACACCCTTCAAAATGGCGACATTTACCAAATTGAAGTCACCGATGGAAACGGCTGCACTGCAATGGTTTCCGACACCATCGCCTGTAATTTCACTTCAATAGAAAACCCAAACCCCCATTCTTCAATTCCCAACATCAGCCTATTCCCCAACCCCAACAACGGCAATTTCACCCTTTCCCTCGAATTGAAGCAAGCGGAGGAAGTGGATATTGAGATATTGGATGTCATCGGAAAAGTGAAACTTTGGCAACAGTTGCAAACTTTGCCAACAGTTGAACGACAGGAATTCAGCATAAACCCAAACCTTAATAGCGGACTCTACTTTATCCGACTAAGCGGCAAGGATTGGACTTGGACGGAGAAAGTGGTGGTGGATTAA
- a CDS encoding GIY-YIG nuclease family protein: protein MTFYTYILQSQTTSQLYIGQTNNLEDRLKRHNGNRNKATKGKGPCNVIFSKEFETRSEAMRLERKLKSYKNKDYILQWIDKQNNLQDWFIWF from the coding sequence ATGACTTTCTACACCTATATCCTCCAATCTCAAACCACATCACAACTTTATATAGGTCAGACCAATAATTTAGAAGACAGACTCAAAAGGCACAATGGCAATCGAAACAAAGCCACTAAAGGAAAAGGACCTTGTAATGTAATCTTCTCCAAAGAATTTGAAACTCGCTCAGAGGCTATGCGGTTAGAAAGAAAATTGAAGTCTTACAAAAATAAAGATTATATCCTTCAATGGATTGATAAACAAAACAATTTACAAGATTGGTTCATCTGGTTCTGA
- a CDS encoding site-specific integrase, whose protein sequence is MSNAHVKIVHYTSKTNKDGTNPVLLRISFQRKLKYKSLGYNCMKNEWDKNKNRFKSKYPNYKAKNEVLKIKLRQAEEVIEDLSTKSESFTFEKFFNQFLNKSNIGLFDFFKTRIQEFEKSGNYGNREVYKNTYSALSKFANNDNLQFSDISYDFLHKWEIDLRVNGCTDGGVSNHMRTFRALINLAIKREIARPDHYPFSSMYNKKGYSLAHLNKKKPSTALSIKDMTKIKNFDMEAYPDLANTVRYFLFSYYARGINFSDMADLKWTQFYDNRFQYRRNKVGKLLSIPVSEPIEEILSYFRVEREENESQYVFPILSDFHKTDTQKRDRRKKCLKNYNKKLKKVAEILEIQANLTSNVARHTYATTLLRKGISIAQISQGLAHADKKTTETYLAQFDTAVIDATDELL, encoded by the coding sequence ATGAGCAATGCCCACGTAAAAATTGTCCATTATACTTCAAAGACAAACAAAGATGGAACAAATCCAGTTCTTTTAAGAATTTCATTTCAAAGAAAGCTAAAATACAAATCTTTAGGCTACAATTGTATGAAAAATGAATGGGATAAGAATAAAAACAGATTCAAGAGTAAATATCCCAACTACAAGGCAAAAAACGAGGTGCTAAAGATAAAACTTCGTCAAGCAGAAGAAGTTATTGAAGATTTGAGTACAAAAAGCGAATCATTTACGTTTGAAAAATTTTTCAATCAATTTCTCAATAAAAGCAATATTGGACTTTTTGACTTCTTCAAAACCCGAATACAAGAATTTGAAAAATCGGGAAATTATGGGAATAGAGAGGTTTACAAAAATACTTACTCTGCTCTATCAAAATTTGCAAATAACGATAATTTGCAGTTTTCAGACATCAGCTATGACTTTCTACACAAATGGGAAATAGACCTTCGTGTAAATGGATGTACGGACGGAGGTGTATCTAATCACATGAGAACTTTCCGAGCATTAATCAACTTGGCTATCAAAAGAGAGATAGCCCGACCAGACCACTATCCTTTTTCCTCGATGTATAATAAGAAAGGTTATTCCTTAGCTCACCTCAATAAAAAGAAACCTTCTACTGCTCTTTCAATTAAAGATATGACCAAAATCAAAAACTTCGATATGGAGGCATACCCCGATTTAGCAAATACTGTTCGCTACTTTCTCTTTTCCTATTATGCAAGAGGAATAAACTTTTCTGATATGGCAGATTTAAAATGGACGCAATTCTATGACAACCGATTTCAATACAGAAGGAATAAGGTGGGTAAATTATTGAGTATTCCAGTGAGCGAACCCATTGAAGAAATTTTGTCCTATTTCAGAGTAGAGAGAGAAGAAAATGAAAGCCAGTATGTTTTTCCTATACTATCTGATTTCCACAAAACAGATACTCAAAAAAGAGATAGAAGAAAAAAGTGTTTGAAGAACTATAACAAAAAGTTGAAAAAGGTCGCTGAAATATTAGAGATACAGGCAAACCTAACATCGAATGTAGCAAGACATACCTATGCAACTACATTATTGAGAAAAGGTATTTCAATTGCACAAATTAGTCAAGGATTGGCTCATGCCGATAAGAAAACAACAGAAACCTACCTTGCTCAATTTGATACTGCGGTGATTGATGCTACTGACGAATTACTTTAG
- a CDS encoding SPOR domain-containing protein has translation MNRGINLFVLLMSCVILSVSALIGFKAYNDLKITDKDTLSIDTIEPNTNKVVVHQPVESPPETHLNTDTQNLPSDSSKTLKSKPKPSIDPQARIDQQKLYLVIAGGFQDEINAQSHRLQLKQLGYDAEIVRFKNSRLHIVCAGKFQEPAQANDLVMSLLQTHHIEAYVQVPI, from the coding sequence ATGAACAGAGGAATCAATCTGTTCGTTTTGTTAATGAGTTGTGTCATTTTAAGCGTTTCCGCATTGATTGGCTTCAAAGCCTACAATGATCTAAAAATCACGGATAAAGACACACTTTCTATTGACACAATCGAACCAAACACCAACAAAGTCGTTGTGCACCAACCCGTTGAATCTCCACCCGAAACTCATTTGAATACAGACACTCAAAATCTTCCTTCCGATTCTTCAAAAACATTGAAGTCCAAACCCAAACCTTCTATTGACCCACAAGCGAGAATAGACCAACAAAAACTGTATTTGGTCATTGCAGGTGGCTTTCAGGATGAAATCAATGCACAAAGCCACCGACTGCAATTGAAGCAATTGGGTTATGATGCCGAAATTGTACGCTTTAAAAATTCTCGCCTTCATATCGTATGTGCAGGAAAATTTCAAGAACCTGCTCAGGCCAATGATTTGGTGATGTCACTGCTACAAACCCATCACATTGAAGCCTATGTGCAAGTGCCTATTTAA